Within Thermus sp. CCB_US3_UF1, the genomic segment GGGCGTTGGACTCCTCGGCGGTGGAGAAGCCCGCGTACTGCCGCATGGTCCAGAGCCGGTCCAGGTACATCCTGGGGTAGATGCCCCGGGTGAAGGGGTATTCCCCGGGGCGGCCCAGCTTCTCCCGGTAGCCTTCGGGCAGGGACTCAAAGAGGCCTTCCATGCCTTAGTTTTACAGGAAAACCCGCACGAGGAGGAGGAAGAGGAAGAGGGCTCCCAAGATGAGGAACAGAGGGGGCAGGAGGAGGCTGTAGACCGCCAGCACCAGGGCCAGGAAGTCCTTCCAGTCGGGTTTGGGATCCTTAGGCCGCATGCCTATCCCTAGGCTAGGATCCACGCCTGCCTCCCGCAAGGCTTCGCCCCTTCATAGCTAGGTTGCTTTTTGCTAGCATTGGGCCATGGCCCTAACCCGCAACGCCCGAAAGGTCCTCAAGGTTCTGGCCCGGCGGGGGGCTCCGGAGGTCCTCTTGGCCTTAAGCCGGGGGGCTTCCCGCTTCTCCGACCTGGAGAGCTCCCTCCTCCTCTCCCCCCGCACCCTGGCCGAACGCCTGCGGGAGTTTCACCTTCTGGGTCTGGTGGACCGCAGGGCCTTCCCGGAGGTGCCGCCTCGGGTAGAATACACCCTGACCCCGCGGGGCAGGCGGGTTTTGGATTTCTTGCACGGATTGGAAGAGGTGTTGGATATGGCCCAGGAGGAGGTACGGTGAAGGCGAGAGCCATTGTGATCACGTCGGGTAAGGGGGGGGTGGGGAAGACCACCACCACCGCCAACCTGGGGGCGGCCCTGGCCAAGCTGGGGGAGAAGGTGGCGGTGGTGGACGTGGACGTGGGCCTGCGGAACCTGGACGTGGTCATGGGCCTTGAGGGGCGGGTGGTCTTTGACCTCATCGACGTCCTGGAGGGGCGGGCCAAGCCCCGGCAGGCCCTCATCCGGGACAAGCGGGTGGAAAACCTCTACCTCCTCCCCGCTTCCCAGACCAAGGACAAGGAGGCCCTGGACCCTGCCAGGTTCCGCGACCTCATCGCCTTCCTCCTGGCCGAGGAGGGCTTTGACCGCATCCTCATCGACTCTCCCGCGGGGATTGAGAAGGGTTTCCAGACCGCCGCCACCCCCGCGGAAGGGGCCTTGGTGGTGGTGAACCCCGAGGTGAGCAGCGTGCGGGACGCCGACCGCATCATCGGCCTCCTCGAGGCCCGGGAGATCCGGGAGAACTACCTCCTCATCAACCGCCTCCGCCCCAAGATGGTGGCCCGGGGGGACATGCTCTCCGTGGAGGACGTGGTGGAGATCCTGGGCCTCAAGCCCATCGGCATCATCCCCGAGGACGAGGGGGTCATCGTGTCCACCAACCAGGGGGAGCCCCTGGTCCTAAAGGGGACGGGCCCAGCTGCCCAGGCCTTCATGGACACCGCCCGGCGCCTAAGGGGAGAGGAGGTGCCCTTCCGCCAGCTGGAAGAGGCCCAGGGCTTCCTGAGCGTCATCCGCAGGCTCTTCGGAGGGGGCTGATGTGGTGGCGTAAGCGGAGCAAGGAGACCGCCAAGGAAAGGCTCAAGCTGGTCCTGGCCTACGACCGGGCCCGGCTTTCCCCAGGCCTGGTGGAGAGCCTGAAGCGGGACCTTCTGGAGGTTCTCCGCCGCTACTTCCCCGCCCAGGAGGAGGGGCTTTCCGTGGCCCTGGAGGAGCGGGGGGAGAAGATGGTCCTGGTGGCGGACATCCCCCTCAAGTAGATGTTCCGGCGCCGGGTCAACCTCCTGGCCTACGACTGGGGCCTCATCCTCCTGACCCTGGCCCTCGCCGCCTTGGGCCTCGTCAACCTGCACAGCGCGGCCCCAGACCCAAGCCTCCTCCCCCGGCAGGCCGTGGCCCTAGGGCTCGGCCTCCTCCTGGCCGTGGGGGTACAGTTCCTTTCCCGCCGGGCGGTCTTCGCCTGGGCCTACCCCCTTTACGCCCTCTCCCTCCTCCTCCTGGTGGCGGTGCTCCTCTTTGGACGGGAGATCAACGGGGCCAAGGCCTGGTTCGTCCTGGGCCCCTTGCAGTTCCAGCCCCTGGAGGTGGCCAAGCTGGGCCTGGTCTTGGCCCTGGCCCGCCTTTTGCAGGGCCGGGCCGTGCGCCGGGTGGGAGACTACCTCCTTCCCGGCCTCCTTACCCTGCCCGTGGCCGCCCTCCTCCTCCTCCAGCCCGACCTGGGGGGCACCCTGGTGGTCCTCTTCGGGGCCTTCACCGTCCTCTTCGTCCGGGGCCTTCCCGCCAAGCACCTTGGGGTCGGGGTCCTGGCCCTGGTCCTCCTGGTGCCCACCGTGGTCTGGCCCAACCTCAAGCCCTACCAGCGGGAGCGGGTCCTGATCGTGCTGGACCCCTACCGGGACCCCCTGGGCCAGGGGTTTCAGGTGATCCAGTCCACCATCGCCATCGGCTCGGGGGGGCTCTTGGGCAAGGGGTACGGCCAGGGTACCCAGACCCAGCTGGGCTTTGTGCCCTTCCGCCATACGGATTTCGCCTTTGCCGTCTGGGCCGAGGAATGGGGTTTTGTGGGGGCGGTGGCCCTGATTGGGCTTTACGCCCTCCTCCTGGTGCGCCTCTTCTCCTTGGCCTTGGAGTGCCCGCAGCCTTCGGACCGCCTTTTCCTGGCGGGGGTAGGAGGGATGCTGGGTTTCCAGATCCTGGTCAACCTGGGGGTGGCCTTGGGGGTGATGCCGGTGACCGGCCTTACCCTGCCCCTCTTTTCCTATGGGGGGTCTAGCCTCATGGCCACCCTCCTTTCCCTGGGTCTGGTCTTGCTGGTCCACCGGGACCGGGCGGAGCCTTAGGGTCCTTGCCCACCTGGGCCCACCTGCTAAACTAGGCCCCGTGGCCAGGGACGTGCTGGTGCGGCTTTCCGGGGTGCGCAAGCGCTTTGGCAACGTGGCGGCCCTGGACGGGGTGGACCTCGAGGTCCACCGGGGGGAGTTCTTCAGCCTCCTGGGCCCCTCGGGGTGCGGCAAGACCACCCTGCTTAGGCTCCTGGCGGGGTTTGACACCCCGGATGCGGGGCGCATTGAGATCGCGGGCCGGGACATGGCCGGGGTACCCCCCTACGCCCGCCCAGTCAACACCGTCTTCCAGAACTACGCCCTTTTCCCCCACATGACCGTGGAGGGGAACGTGGCCTTCGGCCTGCGCATGCAGGGCCTGCCCCCGGCTGAGGTGCGCAGGAAGGTGGCCTGGGCCCTGGAGCTCGTGGACCTTTTGGGCCTGGAAAGGCGCTATCCCCGGGAGCTTTCCGGCGGGCAGAAGCAGCGGGTGGCCCTGGCCCGGGCCTTGGTCCTGGAGCCGGAGGTCCTCCTCCTGGACGAGCCCCTTTCCGCCCTGGACGCCAGGCTGCGCCAGGAGCTTCGGGTGGAGCTCATGCAGCTCCAGAGGCGGTTGGGTAAGACCTTCATCTTCGTCACCCACGACCAGGAGGAGGCCCTGGTGATGTCGGACCGCATCGCGGTCATGCGGGCGGGGCGGATTGAGCAGCTGGGCCTGCCCGACGAGGTTTACGAGCGGCCCAGAAACCGCTTTGTGGCCGAGTTCCTGGGCCGCTCCAACTTCCTCCCCGCCCGCCCCCACCCCATGGGGGCGGAGACCCCCTTGGGGCCTTTGCGCCTGCGGGAGCCCTTGCGGGCGGAGGGGCACCTGGTCATCCGTCCGGAGAAGATCCGCCTCTACCCTGCGGGCAACGGGGCCCCTGCGCGGGAGAACCTGGTGCGGGCCCGGGTGGAGGAGATCGTCTACACCGGGGCGGAGAACCAGTACTACCTGCGGGCGGGAGAGGTGCGGCTTCTGGCCTACACCCTGAACCAGGACCTGCAAGAGCCGGGAGCCGAGGAGTTTGCCTACGGGGAGGAGGTCTTCTGCTACCTTCCCCCGGAGAACCTGGTGGTGGTCCATGAATGAGGCGGCCACCCCCTTCCAGCGCCTCTTCCGCATCCTGGTGACCGTGGGCCCCGGGGGGCTTTGGCTTTTCCTCTTCGTCCTCCTGCCCACCCTTCTGGTCCTCCTGGCCTCCTTCCTCACCCGGGGGCCTTACGGGGAGCTGGGGGGGCCCTTGGGGGTACACAACTACGCCCGGGCCCTGGAGCCCGTCTACCTCGAGGCCTTCGCCCAAAGCCTCCTCATCGGGGTCCTGGCCACCCTCCTTTCCGCCCTTCTGGGCTACCCCTTGGCCTTTTACATCGCCCGCCACCCCCGGCGGAACCTCCTTCTCTTCCTCCTCCTCCTCCCCTTCCTCACCAACTTCCTCATCCGGGTCTACGCCTGGCTGGTCCTCCTGCAGCGGGAGGGGCTTCTCAACGCCTTTCTGGGGGCTTTTGGCCTTGGGCCTTACGCCTTCTACCCCTCCTTCCTCGCCGTCCTCCTGGCCACGGTCTACACCTTCTTGCCCTTTTTCGTCCTCCCGGTCTACGCCAGCGTGGAGCGCCTGGACTGGCAGCTTTTGGAGGCGGCCTACGACCTGGGGGCCAGGCCCTTTAGGGCCTTCCTCCACGCCGTCCTCCCCCAGACCTACCCGGGGGTTTTCGCCGGGAGCGTGTTGGTCTTCATCCCCGCCATGGGCACCTTCGTGGTGGCGGACCTCCTGGGGGCGGGGCGGGTGGTCCTCGTCGGCAACCTCATCCAGCAGCAGTTTGGCCTCACCCGGGACTGGGCCTTTGGGGCGGCCCTGAGCGTCTTCCTCATGGCCTTTGTCCTCCTGGCCCTTTACCTTTACGCCCGGATCCAGGGGGAAAGGGGGCTGGAGGAGCTGGTATGAGGCGGTGGCTTTCCCTGCACGCCCTTCTGGTCTACCTCTTCCTCTACCTCCCCCTTTTGGTCATCGTGGCCCTCTCCTTCAACGAGAGCCGCCGGGGGGTGCGGTTCACCGGCTTTACCCTGGACTGGTACCGGGCCCTCTTCCAGGACCCCAGGGTCTTGGAGTACTTCCTCAATACCCTGGTGGTGGCCCTGGGCTCTACCCTGGTCTCCACCCTCCTCGGCACCCTCCTGGCCCTGGGCCTGGTGCGCTACCGCTTTCCCGGAAAAGGGGTGTTGCGCTACCTCCTCTACATCCCCGTGGTGGTGCCCGACGTGGTCATGGGGGTTTCCCTCTTGCTCCTTTTCGCCTTTAGCCGGGAGCTTTTCGGCTTTCCCAAGCTCTCCCTCCTTACGGTGATCCTGGGGCACATCACCTTCCAGGTGGCCTTTGTGACCCTGGTGGTGCGCTCCAGGCTCCTCCTCCTGGACCCTGGCCTCGAGGAAGCCGCCCGCGACCTGGGAGCCCGGGGCTTCCAGACCTTCTGGTACGTGACCCTGCCCCTGGCCTGGCCGGGGGTGGCCGCGGGGGCCCTTCTGGCCCTCACCCTCTCCCTGGACGACTTCGTGGTCACCTTTTTCACCGCCGGGCCCGGGGCCACCACCCTACCCCTTTACATCTATTCCAGCGTGAAGCTGGGGGTAAGCCCCAAGGTCCATGCCCTCTCCACCCTCATCGTGGGCCTCAGCGCCTTTTTCCTGGCCTTGGGGTATGCTCTAACCCGGAGGCGGGTATGAGGCGTGCGGGCATCCTGCTCCTTCTCCTGGCCCTGGTGGGCCTGGGCCTTTTCCTGCTCCGCCCCAAGCCGGCCCCTGGGGCGGGCACCCTGTACTTCCTGAACTGGGCGGACTACATCCCCGAAGAGCTCCTGCAGAAGTTCAGCCAGGAAACGGGGGCCAAGGTGGTCCTGGATACCTTTGAGTCCCCCGAGGCCATGCTGGCCAAGCTGAAGGCGGGGGCCGACCAGGAGTTCTCCCTGGTGGTGGCCCCGGACTACTACGTGCTCCAGATGGCCCGGGAAGGCCTCCTGGCCCCCCTGGAGAAGTCCAGGCTGAAGAACCTGGCCAACCTGGACCCCTTCTTCCAGAACCCGCCCTATGACCCTGGCCTCGGCTACTCCGTCCCCTACCTTTGGGGCACCACCGGCCTTGCCTACCGGGAGGACCTGGTGCAGGGGCCGGTGGACTCCTACGCCGTCCTCTTTGACCCCGCCCGCCAGGTGGGGCCCTTCCTCCTCCTGGACGAGATGCGGGAGACCATCGGAGCGGCCTTGAAGTACCTGGGCTTCTCGGTGAACACCACCGACCCCCAGGCCTTGGAAAAGGCCAAAGGCCTCCTCCTCGAGGCCAAGGGCCGCTCGGTGGGCTTCGCCGGGGGGATTGAAGGCCTGAACCGCATCCTGGCTGGGGATGCGGCCGTGGCCTTGGCCTACTCGGGGGATGTCCTCCAGGCCCGGCAGGAGGATGCCCGCCTGCGCTACGCCCTCCCCAAGGAAGGGGCTACCCTGTGGACGGATGCCCTGGTGGTCCTGAAGCGGGGCCCGGCCCAGGACCTGGCCTACCGCTTCATAGACTTCCTCCTGGAGCCGGAAAACGCCGCTACCCTTTCCCGCTACACCCGCTACGCCACCCCCGTGGCCCGGGCCCTCCCCCTCCTCCCCGAGGAGATGCGCACCGACCCCACCATCTTCCCCCCGGAGGCGGTGCGGGGGAAGCTGGAGTACCTGAAGGACCTGGGGCCGGAGATCGCCCTCTTTGACCGGGTCTGGACCGAGGTGAAGGCTCGCTAAAGGCCAGGGGTGGGGGCGGGGGCTATACTGTTTTCATGAAACGCCTCTTCCTGCCCTTCCTGACCCTGGCCTGGGGCTCCTTCCCCGCCTGGGGCCAGGGGGTGGAGGCCCTTTGGGCCCGCGCCTGCGCCCAGTGCCACGGGGAGAAGGCCCTGGGGGTGCGCCCTTACCCCGGCCTGCAGGGCGCGGCCCCCCTCTTCGCCACCCCGGAGGGGCGGCGCTACCTGGTCCTGGCCACCCTTTACGGCAAAAAGGGGGAGGCCGGGCTCATGCCCGGCTTCGCCCAGCTGAAGGATGAGGAGCTCGCCGCCCTGCTCAACCACCTCAAGGCCCTCCTCGGGGCCAAGGGGGAGGCCTTCACCCCCGAGGAGGTGCGCCGGGGGCGGGGCCTGAACCTCACCCCCGACCAGGTCAAGCGCCCCTAGGCGGGGTCGGCCAGGACGGCCCCCTCATCGGCCTGGCCCACCAGGGCGGCGTAGCGGGCGAAAAGCCCCTTGGCGAAGCCGGGGGGCCGGGGTTGCCAGCGGGCCTGGCGGCGGGAGAGCTCCTCCTCGGGGAGGAGGACCTCCAGGAGGCGGTTTTCCACGTCAATGCGCACCCGGTCTCCCTCTTCCAGGAGGGCGATGGGCCCGCCGATGGCCGCTTCGGGGGCGATGTGCCCCACCATCAGGCCCCGGGTACCCCCGGAGAAGCGCCCGTCGGTGAGGAGGGCCACCTCGGGGCCCAGGCCCTCGCCCACGATGGCGCTGGTGACGGAGAGCATCTCGGGCATCCCCGGGGCGCCCTTGGGGCCCACGTAGCGGATGACCACCACGTCCCCGGGCCGGATCCGGCCCTGGAGCACCGCCTCCATGGCCGCTTCCTCGGCGTCAAAGACCCGGGCCGGCCCCTCAAAGAAGGTGCGTTCCGTGCCGGCCAGCTTCAGGACCGCTCCCTTGGGGGCCAGGTTCCCCTTGAGGACCACCAGCCCCCCTTGGGGCTTGAGGGCCTTCTCCACCGGGAAGACCACCCGCTGCCCCTCGGCCTCCCGGTAGGCCCGCTCCACCTCCTCGGCCAGGGTGCGCCCGGTGAGGGTCTTCTCCTCCCCGAAGAGGAGGCCGGCTTCCAGAAGGCGCTGGAAGACCAGGGCCGTTCCCCCGGCCTCATAGAGCTCCCAGGCGGTGTAGGTGCCCCAGGGGCGCAGGTCGGCGATCACCGGGGTCTTGCGGGAAACCCGGTCAAAGTCGTCCAGGGAAAGCTCCACCCCCGCCTCCTTGGCCAAGGCCAGGAGGTGGAGGACGGCGTTGGTGCTCCCTCCCGTGGCGGCCACGGCGGCCACGGCGTTGAGGAAGCTTTTTCGGGTGAGGAAGTCCCGGGGCTTCCAGTCCCTGGCGATGGCCTCGGCCAGGATCCGCCCCGCCTCCCGGGTGGCCTTGGCCTTTTCCGGGTGGACGGCGGGGATGGCGTTGTAGCCCAGGGGGGAGAGGCCTAGGGCCTCGAGGGCCATGGCCATGGTGTTGGCCGTGTACTGGCCGCCGCAGGCCCCGGGCCCGGGGATGGCCCGCCGCTCAATCTCCCCAAGCTCCTCGTCGGAGATCTTCCCCGCGGCCCGCTGCCCTACGGCCTCAAAGACCTCCACGATGGTGAGCTTCCGTCCCCGCCACTCCCCGGGGGCGATGGTGCCCCCGTAGAGGACCATCCCCGGCACCCCGCTGCGGATGACCCCCATGGCCCCTCCGGGGATGGTCTTGTCGCAGGCGGAAAGGGCCACCATGCCGTCGTAGAGGTAGCCCTGGGCGATGAGCTCCACGCTGTCGGCGATGACCTCGCGGCTTACCAGGCTTGCCCGCATGCCCGGGGTGCCCATGCTGATGCCGTCGGAGATGGCGGGGGCCCCGAACTCAAAGGGGAAAAGCCCCGCCTCCTTGAGCCCAGCCTTCAGGTCCAGGGCCAGCTGCCTTAGGTGGAGGTTGCAGGGCATCCCGTCGGTGAAGGTGTTCACCACCCCCACGAAGGGCTTCCGGAAGTCCTCGTCCCCCACGCCTACCGCCCGGAGCATGGCCCGGGCCGGGGCCTGCTTCAGTCCCTCCTTGATGCGATCCGATCTCATGCCTCCCTCCAGGTGGCGATTTTGCCGTGGAACTGACGGGCCCGGGGCAGAAGGCGCACCAGGGCCTTGGCCGCCGCCTCCGGGGTGAGGAGGCGGCCTTCCTCCTTGTAGCCGCGGAAGACCCGGTGCAGCACAGGGGCGGCGCTCCCCTGGGCCTCCCGGGCCGCCTGCTGCATGCCGGTTTCCACCACCCCCGGGCGGTAAATAAAACAGGCCACCTCGGGCACCTCCGCGGCCAGCTGCCGGGCCAGGTGCTCCTCGGCGGCCTTGGCCACCGCGTAGGCCCCGATGCCGGGGAGGTTGCTCTCCGCCGCCCCCGAGCCCACGAAGACCGCCACCCCCTCCCCCCTCTGCCGCAGGAGAGGGTAGGCGAAGCGGGCAAGCTGGTACCCCGCCAGGAGGTTGGCCTCCAGCACCTCCAGGAAGAGGGGCTCGGCCAGCTCGTAGAGGAGGGGGCCGGGGTGGAGGACCCCGGCGTTGTGGATGAAGCCCTCCAGGGGGCCCAGGGCTTGGGCCCGCTCCACCAGGGCCTGGGCCACCTCGGCCTTGCCGGCGCTACCCGCCACGGCCTCGGCCTTGGCCCCTAGGGCCCGCACCTCCTCCAGCACGGCCCGCAGGGGGGCTTCCGAGCGGGCGTTCAGCACCAGGTCGTAGCCTGCCTTGGCCAGTTCCAGGGCCAAGGCCTTGCCGATGCCCCGGCTGGCCCCGGTGAGGATCAGGGTTTTCCTCATAGCAAGGCCTCCACCGCCGCCTTCTGCCCCAGGGCCTCGAGGGCCTCCCCGGGGCCCAGGACCGCCACCTGCCCGTAACCTTCCCCTTGGGGCTCCCGGTGGACCAGGACCCTCTGCCCCCCTAGGTCCACCACCCAGACCTCCGCCACCCCGGCCCGGGCGTAGAGGGGGAGCTTCACCCCCAGGTCGTGGTCCAAGGGGGTGTCCGCCACCTCCACCACCAGGAGGGCATCCCGGGCCCGGGGTAGCTCGGCCTCGTAAAAGTCCTCCCGGGGCCTGAGGAGGGCCAGATCCGGGTAGAGTTCCGACCCCCCCACCGCCAAGGGGCTTTGCACAAAGAGGATGGCCTTTTCCGGCACCAAGGGGGCAAAGAGGGCGGTGAGCCGGGCCACCTTGGCCGCATGGCGCTTGCCGATGGGGCTCATCTCCAAGAGTTCTCCTTCCACCAGCTCCAGCCTCAGGTCCTCGGGGAAGACCCCGGCCTCCACCATGCGGTGGAACTCCTCCAGGGAGATCCGGTGCCGGGTCACGGGAGCACCTCCTTCCGCCGGGGTTGCCGGCATCCCCCTCATTGTAGGCGGCTTAGGACCGCCTGGGTGAAGGCCGCCGTGCCGGCGCTTCCCCCCAGGTCCGGGGGCGGGGTTTCCCTTAGGGCCTGGGCCACGGCCCTTTCCACCCCGCGGGCCAGCTCCACCAGGCCGAAGGCGTGCTCCAGCATCATGGCCGCGGAGAGGATGGCGGCGGTGGGGTTGGCGATGCCCTTGCCGGCGATGTCCGGGGCGGAGCCGTGCACCGGCTCAAAGACCGGGGTGCCCCGGCCCAAGGAGGCGGAGGGGAGAAGCCCCAAAGAGCCGGGCAGGACCGAGGCCAGGTCGGAGAGGATGTCCCCGAAGAGGTTCCCCGTGACCACCACGTCGAAGCGGGCGGGGTTGCGCACCAGGTGCATGGCCATGGCGTCCACGTACTGGTGCTCCAGGGTGGTGTCGGGGTAGTCCCCGTGGACCTCGGCCACGGTCTTGCGCCAGAACTCCCCCACCTCCAGCACGTTGGCCTTGTCCACGCTCACCACGTGTTTCCGCCGCTTCCTGGCGGCCTCAAAGGCCACCCGGGCCACCCGCTCCACCTCGGGCTTGCTGTAGCGCTCCGTGTTCCAGGCCTCCGCCTCCGACATCCCCCGGGGCTCGCCGAAGTAGATCCCCCCCGTGAGCTCCCGCACGATGAGCACGTCCACCCCCCGGGCGATCTCCTCCTTGAGGGGGGAGAGGCGCTCCAGCCCGGGGAAGACCTTGGCCGGGCGCAGGTTGGCGAAGAGGTCCTGGCCCTTGCGCAGGGCCAAGAGGCCCGTCTCTGGCCGGAGCCTCCGGGGAAGGGCATCCCACTTGGGCCCGCCCACGCTTCCCAAAAGCACCGCCTCCGCGGCCTCCACCCCCTTGCGGGTCGCCTCGGGGAAGGGTTCCCCGTGGGCCTCGATGGCCGCCCCCCCAAAGGGGAAGACCTCGTAGGCCAGGCCCAGGCCGTGGGCCTCGTCCAGGGCCTTGAGCACCTTCAGGGCGGCCTCGGTTACCTCGGGACCGATCCCATCCCCGGGCAGCACGGCCACCCTCATTCCGCCCTCCTGGGGTAGGGAAGCTTCCGGTCAAAGGCGTCCAGGAGCTCCCCTGCTTCCAAAAGCTCCCCGATGGGGTCCCAAAGCCCCTGGGTGAGGGCCTCCCGGGCCGCCTCGGGCAGGGAAAGGGGGGCTTTATGCCCGGCGAAGCGCACCTCCTTGGCCACCAGGTCCACCTCCACCTCGAGGCCCGGCTCCTCCTCCACCCTTTGGAAGAGGGCCTTCAGGTCCTCCGGGGCCAGGGTCACGCAGGGCAGGCCGATGGCCGTGGCGTTCCCGAAGAAGATCTCGGCGAAGCTCTCCCCCACGATGGCCCGGAACCCGGCCCGCTTGATGGCCTGAGGGGCGTGCTCCCGGCTGGAGCCCGAGCCAAAGCCGGCCTCCACCAGAAGGATGCTGGCCCCCTGGTACCGGGGGTCGTTCAGGGGGTGGGGTTTGGGGTTCCCCTCCTCGTCAAAGCGCTCGTCGTAAAAGAGGTACCGGCCCAGGCCCTCAAAGGTCAGGGCCTTCATGAACCGGGCCGGAATGATGCGGTCGGTGTCGATGTCCTCGCCCCGTAAGGGCACCGCCTTGCCGCGGATCAGGGTGAACTTCTCCAGCATGGCTCACCTCCTAGCGCACCGCAATGCCAAAGACCTCGCGGGCGTCGGCGATCTCGCCCGCCACCGCCGCCGCCGCCACCATGAGGGGGCTCATGAGCACCGTGCGCCCCCGGGGGCTTCCCATCCGCCCCTTGTAGTTGCGGTTGGAGGAGCTGGCGGCCAGCTCATCCCCCTCCAGCCGGTCGGGGTTCATGGCCAGGCACATGGAACACCCGGGGTTCCGCCACTCAAACCCCGCCTCGCGGAAAACCTCGGCGATGCCCTCCTCCTCGGCCTTCCTGGCCACCCACTCCGAGCCCGGCACCACCAGGGCCCGCACCCCCTTCTTCACCCGGTGCCCCTTCAGGAAGCGGGCCACCTCCCGCAGGTCGGAAAGGCGGGCGTTGGTGCAGCTGCCGATGAAGGCCACCTGGACGGGTACCCCCTTGATGGGCTGCCCCGGCCTGAAGCCCATGTAGGCCAGGGCTTCCTCGGCCACGGGGCGTTCCTCCTCGGGAAGCTCCTCCAGCAAGGGGATCCGCCCGTCAATGGGGATGGCCTGCCCGGGGTTGATGCCCCAGGTCACCGTGGGGGCGATGGCCTCGGCCCGGAAGGTGACCACGTCGTCGTAAGGGGCATCGGGGTCGGAGCGGAAGGAAAGCCAGCGCCGCTTGGCCTCCTCCCAGGCCTCCCCTTGGGGGCTGTAGGGACGGCCCTCCAGGTAGCGGAAGGTGGTCTCGTCGGGGTTCACGTACCCCACCCGGGCCCCGCCCTCAATGGACATGTTGCACAGGGTCATGCGGCTTTCCATGTCCATGGCCTCCACGGCGCTGCCCCCATACTCGTAGGCGTAGCCCAGGCCCCCCTTCACCCCCAGGTGGCGGATGATGTGCAGGATCACGTCCTTGGCGTAGACCCCGGGGGCCAGCCGGCCCTCCACGTTGATGCGCCGCACCTTCAGCTTCTGCGCCGCCAGGGTCTGGGTGGCCAGCACGTCCCGCACCTGGCTGGTGCCGATGCCGAAGGCCACAGCCCCAAAGGCCCCGTGGGTGGAGGTGTGGGAGTCGCCGCAGGCGATGGTCATCCCCGGCTGGGTGAGGCCCAGCTGGGGCCCGATCACGTGCACGATCCCCTGGTTCCCGCTCCCCAGGTCAAAGAAGGTGATGCCGTGCTCCCGGGTGTTGGCCCTAAGGGC encodes:
- the minD gene encoding septum site-determining protein MinD, which produces MKARAIVITSGKGGVGKTTTTANLGAALAKLGEKVAVVDVDVGLRNLDVVMGLEGRVVFDLIDVLEGRAKPRQALIRDKRVENLYLLPASQTKDKEALDPARFRDLIAFLLAEEGFDRILIDSPAGIEKGFQTAATPAEGALVVVNPEVSSVRDADRIIGLLEAREIRENYLLINRLRPKMVARGDMLSVEDVVEILGLKPIGIIPEDEGVIVSTNQGEPLVLKGTGPAAQAFMDTARRLRGEEVPFRQLEEAQGFLSVIRRLFGGG
- a CDS encoding ABC transporter permease; amino-acid sequence: MNEAATPFQRLFRILVTVGPGGLWLFLFVLLPTLLVLLASFLTRGPYGELGGPLGVHNYARALEPVYLEAFAQSLLIGVLATLLSALLGYPLAFYIARHPRRNLLLFLLLLPFLTNFLIRVYAWLVLLQREGLLNAFLGAFGLGPYAFYPSFLAVLLATVYTFLPFFVLPVYASVERLDWQLLEAAYDLGARPFRAFLHAVLPQTYPGVFAGSVLVFIPAMGTFVVADLLGAGRVVLVGNLIQQQFGLTRDWAFGAALSVFLMAFVLLALYLYARIQGERGLEELV
- a CDS encoding ABC transporter permease, which produces MRRWLSLHALLVYLFLYLPLLVIVALSFNESRRGVRFTGFTLDWYRALFQDPRVLEYFLNTLVVALGSTLVSTLLGTLLALGLVRYRFPGKGVLRYLLYIPVVVPDVVMGVSLLLLFAFSRELFGFPKLSLLTVILGHITFQVAFVTLVVRSRLLLLDPGLEEAARDLGARGFQTFWYVTLPLAWPGVAAGALLALTLSLDDFVVTFFTAGPGATTLPLYIYSSVKLGVSPKVHALSTLIVGLSAFFLALGYALTRRRV
- a CDS encoding helix-turn-helix domain-containing protein; this encodes MALTRNARKVLKVLARRGAPEVLLALSRGASRFSDLESSLLLSPRTLAERLREFHLLGLVDRRAFPEVPPRVEYTLTPRGRRVLDFLHGLEEVLDMAQEEVR
- a CDS encoding cytochrome c — its product is MKRLFLPFLTLAWGSFPAWGQGVEALWARACAQCHGEKALGVRPYPGLQGAAPLFATPEGRRYLVLATLYGKKGEAGLMPGFAQLKDEELAALLNHLKALLGAKGEAFTPEEVRRGRGLNLTPDQVKRP
- the minE gene encoding cell division topological specificity factor MinE; amino-acid sequence: MWWRKRSKETAKERLKLVLAYDRARLSPGLVESLKRDLLEVLRRYFPAQEEGLSVALEERGEKMVLVADIPLK
- a CDS encoding ABC transporter ATP-binding protein gives rise to the protein MARDVLVRLSGVRKRFGNVAALDGVDLEVHRGEFFSLLGPSGCGKTTLLRLLAGFDTPDAGRIEIAGRDMAGVPPYARPVNTVFQNYALFPHMTVEGNVAFGLRMQGLPPAEVRRKVAWALELVDLLGLERRYPRELSGGQKQRVALARALVLEPEVLLLDEPLSALDARLRQELRVELMQLQRRLGKTFIFVTHDQEEALVMSDRIAVMRAGRIEQLGLPDEVYERPRNRFVAEFLGRSNFLPARPHPMGAETPLGPLRLREPLRAEGHLVIRPEKIRLYPAGNGAPARENLVRARVEEIVYTGAENQYYLRAGEVRLLAYTLNQDLQEPGAEEFAYGEEVFCYLPPENLVVVHE
- the rodA gene encoding rod shape-determining protein RodA, which codes for MFRRRVNLLAYDWGLILLTLALAALGLVNLHSAAPDPSLLPRQAVALGLGLLLAVGVQFLSRRAVFAWAYPLYALSLLLLVAVLLFGREINGAKAWFVLGPLQFQPLEVAKLGLVLALARLLQGRAVRRVGDYLLPGLLTLPVAALLLLQPDLGGTLVVLFGAFTVLFVRGLPAKHLGVGVLALVLLVPTVVWPNLKPYQRERVLIVLDPYRDPLGQGFQVIQSTIAIGSGGLLGKGYGQGTQTQLGFVPFRHTDFAFAVWAEEWGFVGAVALIGLYALLLVRLFSLALECPQPSDRLFLAGVGGMLGFQILVNLGVALGVMPVTGLTLPLFSYGGSSLMATLLSLGLVLLVHRDRAEP
- a CDS encoding spermidine/putrescine ABC transporter substrate-binding protein, with translation MRRAGILLLLLALVGLGLFLLRPKPAPGAGTLYFLNWADYIPEELLQKFSQETGAKVVLDTFESPEAMLAKLKAGADQEFSLVVAPDYYVLQMAREGLLAPLEKSRLKNLANLDPFFQNPPYDPGLGYSVPYLWGTTGLAYREDLVQGPVDSYAVLFDPARQVGPFLLLDEMRETIGAALKYLGFSVNTTDPQALEKAKGLLLEAKGRSVGFAGGIEGLNRILAGDAAVALAYSGDVLQARQEDARLRYALPKEGATLWTDALVVLKRGPAQDLAYRFIDFLLEPENAATLSRYTRYATPVARALPLLPEEMRTDPTIFPPEAVRGKLEYLKDLGPEIALFDRVWTEVKAR